The genomic segment TCTTTAGGCAGTGCAAAGCGAGCCTCAAGCATCGCAAATAGATCATCATTCATTAACGTTTGCTTATTAAAGTACTGCGACTGTTTAAAGCCGAGTTGCTGCATGGCGGGGGCGGATTCAGGTACGCCGTGATCGGCAGAGAGGACGATCAAGGTGTTATTGAGACCGACACTTTGATCCACTTTTTGAAATAGCTTCTCAAGAGTTCTATCAAGACGAACGAGATTATCTTCCGCTTCGAGACTTTCTGGTCCATAAAGGTGGATAACATAGTCATTGGAGGAAAAACTCACCGCAAGGTAGTCGGTGTGTTCCCCTTTACCGAGTTTTAGCTGACCGAGTAGCGTATGAGCAAAATCCGCGGTAATTTCATCACCGGCAGGACTGACGGTCAGCATTGTTGAGTAATATTTGTAGCTTGCTGGTCCGTAAGGGTGAGGGAAAGTTCGAGCAAAACCACCCAAGTCGACCTTATAACTGGCACCGGATGCGGGTTGCAGGTATTTTTCTTGCGGTAACGATAGCTGCCAAGATTGACCGGAATAACTCTTCGCTAAGGCTTTTTCATTCCAATGCGTCACCCAAAATGGGGTGGCATCATAATAGTAGTTGCTAGTGACAAATTCAGAACTCGATTTAGAAAACCAAAATGCTTTACCGGAATGCCCTGCGAGGGAAATTGCGCCTCGGTCTTTGACGGAAACCGAAAATACCCCAGATTGTCCATTGCTGGCAATCGTCAATTCATCGCTAAATGTGGTGGCTAATATAGGCTCAGGTGAACGTCCATCTTGTGCTGCGGCTTTTTGCGTGGGATCGATTTCGGTTGATTTATCGACACCAGCGGCGGAGTTGAGCATGTGATAATTGGGATCTTCGACGTTATAAACCAATCTGTCTAGGCTTCGGTCGAACCAGACATTGCCCACCATCCCATGAGCGGAAGGTGGCGCGCCAGTAGCAAGTGAGACGTGTCCAACGATGGTTTCCGTATTCGCGTGCTGATAGTTGGCGTTGGTGTAATAAACCCCTTCGTCCATTAAGTAACGAAATCCTCCTGAACCAAAGTGGGCTTTATAGCGTTCAAGGAGATCGCCCCGCAAACCATCTACTGTTATTTGCAGCACCAATTTAGGCAGATCAGTTTCTGTTTCTGCATAGGTTGAGGTCGAAAGTGTTGTGGTCGAAATGGTTGCGGCGACCAATAAGCAGCGTGAAAAATAGGTCGGTTTAAGTCCAAATATCAATTTTCTCATTGTGTGTCCTTTGCCAATCAGTTTATATCCATGTAACGCATTCATCGTTTACTTGGGTGCTGTCGTTATTCGTCATCTGTTGCTATTTATTTTATCTAGCTAGTCATTTTAGTTAGCTGATTAGATTAACTCGCCACTTGGATGTGCCAATGTAGATCGAGCTATTCAGAATCTTTCGCAAGCCTGAGTCCCATGTCAGACATAATTATAGATTGGCTTGCGAAGTCACGACGGTAATTTTGCGATTCATCTGCGTCATAGGAAAAACTTCCGCCCCGAACCGACTTATGTGACAAACCAGAGTCTGAATGTTGTGCGTTATTTGGATTATCTTGAGGAGAGTAGCGATAATAGCCAGTATCATACGCATCCTGTACAAGCTCACCACCATCAATGCGCACCATTTGCTGGTTTATTGTCTCTGCTAGTGGATGTGTTTGCCGAGAACGGCATGCGGTCAAGTGCAGACAGATAGCACCAATAATGGAATAACTGATTAACTTAAATGAGTTTTTTGTAATTAATGTTGTCGTTTTCATCAAAGGTCTCACTTAATTAAACATGGCATGACTGGAATCGTGACCGCGGTTTTACTCTGCCGTATTTTAATCGCAGCTTGCTTTCTTTTTGGCTATAACGTTTATAACGGTCATCGTGTTGTGAATGTAGATACAATCACAGACCAAGCGCTCAATTGATTTGAATAATGGCTTTCGAATCGTTGCGTAATTATTGCTGTTTCTTGTTTTAACGTTATTGACGATA from the Vibrio hippocampi genome contains:
- a CDS encoding alkaline phosphatase family protein, producing the protein MRKLIFGLKPTYFSRCLLVAATISTTTLSTSTYAETETDLPKLVLQITVDGLRGDLLERYKAHFGSGGFRYLMDEGVYYTNANYQHANTETIVGHVSLATGAPPSAHGMVGNVWFDRSLDRLVYNVEDPNYHMLNSAAGVDKSTEIDPTQKAAAQDGRSPEPILATTFSDELTIASNGQSGVFSVSVKDRGAISLAGHSGKAFWFSKSSSEFVTSNYYYDATPFWVTHWNEKALAKSYSGQSWQLSLPQEKYLQPASGASYKVDLGGFARTFPHPYGPASYKYYSTMLTVSPAGDEITADFAHTLLGQLKLGKGEHTDYLAVSFSSNDYVIHLYGPESLEAEDNLVRLDRTLEKLFQKVDQSVGLNNTLIVLSADHGVPESAPAMQQLGFKQSQYFNKQTLMNDDLFAMLEARFALPKEVIKLYAQPYIYLDRELIANKKLVLSEVQNAIAEQLLTVPGVETAVTSESLQAGQFANTRVNQLVANNFHPTRSGDIHIVFTPRTYINDMDGLTIASTHGSPWRYDTHVPVIFAGHKIRAKQISRDMTPYDIAPTLSSYLGINLPSAATGQPLSEVLRQQH